From the genome of Ziziphus jujuba cultivar Dongzao chromosome 6, ASM3175591v1, one region includes:
- the LOC107407489 gene encoding 23 kDa jasmonate-induced protein, giving the protein MATNVFGNPITDKTLKALPEYASKAVITSEDRAQVALNLKDKNAAKFAEELARIQFPEDVRVLGTIYNATGHTLTFAYDHDWSGHVDRKYSYPPKIENGQLGAFLHIGDCPINVIGGQKASIAAAVYHANNGWKSSKWVFAWLNEWSSEKIIHNKNKVFTKFEEPQTVENWEAILEKLKNSHQNPAESTAYGFKATVLIGSGNTPTLNATITLAP; this is encoded by the exons ATGGCGACCAATGTTTTTGGCAATCCCATCACGGATAAAACTTTGAAGGCACTGCCTGAGTATGCAAGCAAGGCTGTAATAACCAGCGAAGACAGGGCACAAGTTGCTCTGAATTTGAAAGATAAAAACGCTGCCAAGTTTGCGGAGGAATTGGCTCGCATACAGTTTCCTGAAGATGTGAGAGTATTGGGCACTATTTACAATGCAACCGGACACACCTTAACATTTGCTTACGATCACGATTGGTCTGGCCACGTTGATCGCAAATATTCATACCCTCCAAAGATTGAAAATGGGCAGTTGGGAGCGTTTTTGCATATTGGAGATTGTCCAATTAATGTAATTGGTGGGCAGAAAGCATCAATTGCTGCTGCTGTGTATCATGCAAATAACGGGTGGAAAAGTAGTAAGTGGGTTTTTGCATGGCTCAACGAATGGTCATCGGAGAAGATCATTCATAATAAGAAcaag GTCTTTACCAAGTTCGAAGAACCTCAAACGGTTGAAAACTGGGAAGCTATCCtagaaaaactgaaaaattcCCATCAGAACCCAGCTGAAAGCACTGCCTATGGATTCAAAGCAACTGTTTTAATTGGCAGTGGCAATACCCCAACATTGAATGCAACAATTACTTTGGCACCGTGA
- the LOC132804096 gene encoding uncharacterized protein LOC132804096 isoform X1, with protein sequence MEDFSFLSDTDELAVNELFSQAQDFCVVEQVPTINCFSFVDSLLPTNLESRFPKLKSFPQTNSKLTIRTQLDSSVKGKQEDSDCASDEDSEIFSPTIQKPDKRSDFKKKSQSGLSSVPLDLKDFSVEKDVSEENWDPSNNILNGRISTGRIPRSLANCRALVVLHQGNNQMLDTFQLLLKNISTLRILSLQSNKFYGSIICTGRDSIGDWPVIQIINVASNNFNGELPS encoded by the exons ATGGAGGATTTCTCATTCCTCTCCGACACAGATGAATTGGCAGTAAACGAGCTCTTTTCCCAGGCGCAAGACTTCTGCGTTGTCGAACAAGTCCCCACTATCAACTGCTTTTCCTTCGTCGATTCTCTGCTCCCCACTAACCTTGAATCCCGCTTTCCAAAGCTCAAATCATTCCCACAAACCAACTCCAAGCTCACAATAAGGACCCAGTTGGATAGCTCAGTTAAAGGTAAACAGGAAGACTCTGATTGCGCTTCCGATGAAGATTCTGAGATTTTCTCGCCCACCATACAGAAACCAGATAAGAGAAGTGATTTCAAGAAGAAATCACAATCTGGGCTTTCTTCAGTACCTCTAGATTTGAAGGATTTCTCAGTAGAAAAGGATGTTTCGGAAGAAAATTGGGATCCATCCAACAACATTTTAAATGGCAGAATATCAACAG GTAGGATTCCAAGATCTTTGGCCAATTGTAGAGCTTTGGTGGTTTTACACCAGGGAAACAATCAAATGCTTGACACCTTTCAattgttattgaaaaatatatccaCCTTGCGTATCCTTTCTTTGCAATCAAACAAATTCTATGGGAGCATTATATGTACAGGTAGAGACAGCATAGGCGATTGGCCAGTGATCCAAATTATAAATGTAGCTTCCAACAATTTTAATGGTGAACTACCAAgctaa
- the LOC132804096 gene encoding uncharacterized protein LOC132804096 isoform X3 yields the protein MEDFSFLSDTDELAVNELFSQAQDFCVVEQVPTINCFSFVDSLLPTNLESRFPKLKSFPQTNSKLTIRTQLDSSVKGKQEDSDCASDEDSEIFSPTIQKPDKRSDFKKKSQSGLSSVPLDLKDFSVEKDVSEENWDPSNNILNGRISTVYIY from the exons ATGGAGGATTTCTCATTCCTCTCCGACACAGATGAATTGGCAGTAAACGAGCTCTTTTCCCAGGCGCAAGACTTCTGCGTTGTCGAACAAGTCCCCACTATCAACTGCTTTTCCTTCGTCGATTCTCTGCTCCCCACTAACCTTGAATCCCGCTTTCCAAAGCTCAAATCATTCCCACAAACCAACTCCAAGCTCACAATAAGGACCCAGTTGGATAGCTCAGTTAAAGGTAAACAGGAAGACTCTGATTGCGCTTCCGATGAAGATTCTGAGATTTTCTCGCCCACCATACAGAAACCAGATAAGAGAAGTGATTTCAAGAAGAAATCACAATCTGGGCTTTCTTCAGTACCTCTAGATTTGAAGGATTTCTCAGTAGAAAAGGATGTTTCGGAAGAAAATTGGGATCCATCCAACAACATTTTAAATGGCAGAATATCAACAG TTTACATATACTAG
- the LOC132804096 gene encoding uncharacterized protein LOC132804096 isoform X2, with the protein MEDFSFLSDTDELAVNELFSQAQDFCVVEQVPTINCFSFVDSLLPTNLESRFPKLKSFPQTNSKLTIRTQLDSSVKGKQEDSDCASDEDSEIFSPTIQKPDKRSDFKKKSQSGLSSVPLDLKDFSVEKDVSEENWDPSNNILNGRISTVPSKGLQMEMVKIPKGFSLIDFSSNNFHGEIPK; encoded by the exons ATGGAGGATTTCTCATTCCTCTCCGACACAGATGAATTGGCAGTAAACGAGCTCTTTTCCCAGGCGCAAGACTTCTGCGTTGTCGAACAAGTCCCCACTATCAACTGCTTTTCCTTCGTCGATTCTCTGCTCCCCACTAACCTTGAATCCCGCTTTCCAAAGCTCAAATCATTCCCACAAACCAACTCCAAGCTCACAATAAGGACCCAGTTGGATAGCTCAGTTAAAGGTAAACAGGAAGACTCTGATTGCGCTTCCGATGAAGATTCTGAGATTTTCTCGCCCACCATACAGAAACCAGATAAGAGAAGTGATTTCAAGAAGAAATCACAATCTGGGCTTTCTTCAGTACCTCTAGATTTGAAGGATTTCTCAGTAGAAAAGGATGTTTCGGAAGAAAATTGGGATCCATCCAACAACATTTTAAATGGCAGAATATCAACAG TTCCTAGCAAAGGTCTACAAATGGAGATGGTAAAGATACCCAAAGGATTCTCCTTGATTGACTTTTCAAGCAACAACTTCCATGGTGAAATACCAAAATAA